A genomic segment from Nicotiana sylvestris chromosome 1, ASM39365v2, whole genome shotgun sequence encodes:
- the LOC104232104 gene encoding probable protein phosphatase 2C 60, which produces MISGLMNILRACFQPRADGHVHTSSDAAGRQDGLLWYKDTGQHVNGEFSMAVVQANNLLEDQCQIESGCLSLQDSGPYGTFVGIYDGHGGPETSRFINEHLFQNLKRFTSEHQSMSVEVIKKAFQATEDGFLSVVTRQWPTKPQIAAVGSCCLVGVICSGTLYIANLGDSRAVLGRLVKSTGEVLSIQLSAEHNVSIESVRQELQTLHPNDSQIVVLKHNVWRVKGLIQISRSIGDVYLKKTEFNREPLYAKFRLREPFVKPILSSDPTISVHHLQPDDQFVIFASDGLWEHLTNQGAVDIVQNHPRNGIARRLVKTALQEAAKKREMRYSDLKKIDRGVRRHFHDDISVAVVFLDSNLVSQASSVKSPNISVKGGGISLPTKTTPT; this is translated from the exons ATGATATCTGGTTTGATGAATATCTTAAGGGCTTGTTTTCAGCCAAGGGCAGATGGACATGTTCATACAAGTTCAGATGCCGCCGGTCGCCAAGATGGTCTCTTATGGTATAAGGATACAGGGCAACATGTAAATGGAGAGTTTTCAATGGCTGTAGTTCAAGCTAATAATCTACTTGAAGATCAGTGCCAAATTGAATCAGGGTGCTTGAGTTTGCAGGATTCTGGTCCATATGgtacctttgttggaatttatgATGGGCACGGGGGCCCTGAAACTTCAAGGTTCATCAATGAACACCTCTTTCAAAATCTCAAGA GGTTCACATCTGAGCACCAATCTATGTCTGTTGAGGTGATTAAGAAAGCATTTCAAGCAACAGAAGACGGTTTCCTCTCTGTTGTGACTAGACAATGGCCCACGAAACCGCAGATTGCTGCAGTTGGATCATGCTGTCTTGTTGGAGTTATCTGCAGTGGAACCTTATATATAGCCAACCTTGGCGACTCAAGGGCAGTCTTAGGGAGACTTGTCAAGTCTACTGGAGAGGTTCTCTCGATTCAGCTCTCTGCAGAACACAATGTGAGCATTGAATCTGTAAGACAAGAGTTGCAAACTTTGCATCCAAATGACTCACAAATTGTAGTTTTAAAGCACAATGTCTGGCGCGTGAAGGGGCTTATACAG ATTTCAAGATCCATTGGTGATGTGTATTTAAAAAAAACTGAATTCAACAGGGAGCCATTATATGCAAAGTTTCGTCTTCGAGAACCATTTGTCAAGCCCATATTGAGCTCCGATCCAACAATCTCAGTGCACCATTTGCAACCTGATGACCAGTTTGTCATATTTGCATCAGATGGTCTTTGGGAGCATCTAACTAACCAAGGAGCAGTAGACATTGTACAAAATCACCCACGCAAT GGAATTGCTAGAAGGTTAGTGAAAACTGCACTACAAGAAGcagcaaagaaaagagaaatgagGTATTCAGACTTGAAGAAAATTGATCGTGGAGTTCGTCGACATTTCCACGACGACATCTCAGTGGCGGTTGTTTTCCTGGACTCGAATCTCGTGAGCCAGGCTAGCTCAGTCAAAAGTCCTAATATATCTGTAAAAGGAGGTGGCATTAGTTTGCCAACAAAAACTACCCCAACATAA